In Pelmatolapia mariae isolate MD_Pm_ZW linkage group LG13, Pm_UMD_F_2, whole genome shotgun sequence, a genomic segment contains:
- the LOC134640379 gene encoding peroxisomal membrane protein PEX13-like, with protein sequence MAPPVPPRQVQQSYRPSNSSFSPLTASMGAPSVVATAWEDTDTHLTLKTSPPADTNWASEEDDHVVARGEYDLTAASQEELSMRAGEMLNLAPKELQPRVRGWLLASVDGETTCSSQPTTLRSSAREETAGPQI encoded by the exons ATGGCGCCCCCGGTGCCCCCTCGTCAGGTCCAGCAGTCCTACCGTCCATCCAACAGCTCCTTCTCCCCTCTTACAGCCTCTATGGGAGCTCCATCTGTGGTGGCTACAGCCTGGgaggatacagacacacacctcaCCTTGAAGACGTCCCCCCCAGCAG ACACTAACTGGGCGAGCGAGGAGGACGACCACGTGGTGGCCAGAGGAGAATATGACTTGACAGCTGCTTCTCAGGAGGAGCTTTCTATGCGAGCTGGAGAGATGCTCAACCTCGCTCCTAAAG AGCTACAGCCCCGTGTGCGTGGCTGGCTCCTGGCCAGTGTGGACGGTGAGACCACATGCTCGTCCCAGCCAACTACGTTAAGATCCTCAGCAAGAGAAGAGACCGCCGGGCCACAGATATGA